AACGGATGACCGGTTCGACGCCTGCTGGCGCATCTGTACGCCCGAAACAGCGCCCGTCATAACGTGGCTTTTCCTTGCGCGCCATTTGCGCTTCACGCATCTGTTCCAGCTCGTCCTTGCTGCAATAGCAGCGGTAGGCATGGCCGCTGTCCAACAGTTGCTGGATCACTTGCCTGTAACGGTCGAAACGCTGCGTTTGGTAGAACGGGCCTTCGTCATATTCCAGCCCCAGCCAATCCATGCCTTCGAGGATTGCATCGACGGATGCCTGAGTGGAACGTTCACGGTCAGTGTCTTCAATGCGCAGGATAAACGTGCCGCCCGTCTTGCGGGCATATAGCCAAGAAAACAGCGCAGTACGTGCGCCGCCAATGTGCAGGTAACCAGTCGGGCTGGGGGCAAAGCGGGTTCTGACGTTCATGACATTCCGTGTTGTGCTTATTACAAAAGCAGGAAGCTTAGCAGTTCATCAACCGGAAACAAACCTTAAGGATAACTGAATGAAAAATAAACGATTTATTCAGTTAAAATTCAGTACTCCCCGCGCATACTGTCTCGCACCTGAGGACTAATGGGGGCTTCCAGGGGCTATATGGGGTAAAGATAATAACAATAAGGGCTGCAACCCCGCCTTTTATTCAAGCAAAGCTTTCCGCGTGGAAGGCTATTTGCTGTTCATGATCCAAGCAACCATACCAGCAGTTGAAGGCATAAGAAAGCGTAAATTCCCGCCAAAATATCATCCAGCATAATACCCAGCCCACCATGGATATTGCGGTCGGCAACCCTTACCGGCCAGGGCTTCCAGACATCAAACAGGCGGAACAGGCAAAAACCCGCCACAATCCAGCCCCACTCCACTGGTGCAGCCAGCATGGTCAGCAGGAAACCGGCAAATTCATCCCAGACAATGCCGCTATAATCATGCACACCCAGCAGGCGCGAAGACTCGCCGCAAATCCAGATGCCCGCCACCGATATTACTAGGGTAGCCAGCACATACCCCCACAGCGGCCACTGTGCCAGCAGCAGGTATAACGGAATGGCGGCCAGCGTACCCGCCGTACCCGGCG
The sequence above is drawn from the Thiothrix nivea DSM 5205 genome and encodes:
- a CDS encoding phosphatidylglycerophosphatase A family protein; this translates as MQKVVVRVNTVFSSPVHFLAFGFGSGLSPVAPGTAGTLAAIPLYLLLAQWPLWGYVLATLVISVAGIWICGESSRLLGVHDYSGIVWDEFAGFLLTMLAAPVEWGWIVAGFCLFRLFDVWKPWPVRVADRNIHGGLGIMLDDILAGIYAFLCLQLLVWLLGS